The nucleotide window TCGCCGACGGTGAAGAGAATTTCGTTCATGTCAGCCTTGTAGCCCGATTCGCCGGCTTGTGCGAACGAAGAGGGAACGGTTATGGTAAATGCCGGGTTAATTTTCGTGGTTAACGCCGCCTTGAAAATCATGGTTAAGGGCGCCTTAACGGTCGCGGCGGCGGATTGACCCCGGCAGGTCAGCGGCTTAAATCCCGCGCCAGAGAAAAATCATGGCCATCAGAGAAATCATCATCCTGCCGGACAAGCAGTTGCGGCTCGTCTCCAAGCCTGTCGAAAAGGTGACGACGGAGATCCGTAAGCTCGCCGACGACATGTTCGAGACCATGTACGACGCGCCCGGCATCGGGCTCGCGGCGATCCAGGTCGCGCAGCCGCTGCGGCTGATCACCATGGACCTCGCCAAGAAGGACGAGAACGGCGAGACCAAGCCGAAACCGCGGGTGTTCATCAATCCGGAGATCATTTCCGCGTCCGAGGAACTGTCGGTCTACGAGGAAGGTTGTCTCTCGATCCCCGAATATTACGAGGAGGTCGAGCGCCCGGCGCGGGTGCGCATCCGCTTCACCGATCTCGACGGCAAGGTGCACGAGGAAGACGCCGACGGGCTGTTCGCCACCTGCATCCAGCACGAGATCGACCATCTTAACGGCGTGCTGTTCGTCGACTATCTGTCGAAGCTGAAGCGCGACCGCGTGATGAAGAAGTTCACGAAAGCCGCCAAGCGCGCGGCGGGTTAGACCCCACTCTATTCACCGTCATGCCCGGGCTTGTCCCGGGCATCCACGTTCTTTCTTTCCGCCGCAAACAAAAGACGTGGATGGCCGGGACAAGCCCGGCCATGACCGAATAAACTAACGCCGTCCCGGGATGTTCCGCCTCATGCCACTCCGCTTGATCTTCATGGGCACGCCCGACTTCGCGGTGCCGACGCTGCTCGAACTCGTGGCCCATGGCCACGAGGTCGTGGCCGTCTATACCCGCGCGCCAAAACCGGCCGGGCGCGGCATGAAGTTGCAGCCGACACCGGTCGAGCAGGATGCGCGCCGGCTCGGGATTCCCGTGCTGACGCCGACGACGCTGAGAACGCCGGAAGCGCTGGCCGAATTCCGCGCGCACAATGCCGACGCCGCCGTCGTCGTCGCCTACGGCATGATCCTGCCGCAACCCATTCTCGACGCGCCGCGCCACGGCTGCTTCAACCTGCACGCTTCGCTGTTGCCGCGCTGGCGCGGCGCCGCCCCGATCAACCGCGCCATCATGGAAGGCGATGCAGAGACCGGCGTGATGGTGATGAAGATGGATGTTGGCCTCGACACCGGCGACGTCGCGATGGCCGAGCGGCTCGCGATCACGGACGCCATGACGGCGGCCGACCTGCACGACGCGCTGGCGCCGCTCGGCGCGGATTTGATGGTGCGCGCGATGGGCGGGCTCGAGCGCGGCGGGCTGCAGCTCCAAAAGCAGAGCGAAGAAGGCGTGACCTACGCCGCCAAGATCGACAAGGCCGAGGCGCGAATCGACTGGAAGCGGCCGGCACGCGAGGTGCTGCGGCATGTTCACGGGCTGTCGCCCTTTCCCGGCGCCTGGTGTGAGATCGCGGGTGACGGCGAGCCGGCGCGGATCAAGATCCTGCGCTGCGAGCCGGCGAAGGGAGCCGGCGCGCCCGGCGAGGTGCTCGACGATGGTTTGACGATCGCCTGTGGCGACGGCGCGATCCGCATTCTGGAACTGCAACGCGAAGGCAAGGCACGGATGAAGGCCGCAGATTTCCTGCGCGGCACGCCGCTGAAGGCTGGTGCGGGGTTCTCTTAACGCTGTCATACCCCGCGAAGGCGGGGTATCCAGTACGCCGCGGCCTTCGAGATTGAACCGGGGAGCCGCAGCGTACTGGATCATCCGCCTACGCGGATGATGACAGCCTCACTGGATTGAGATGCCCCGCTACAAACTCATCATCGAATATGACGGCACGCCGTTCTCCGGCTGGCAGATCCAGGACAACGCGCCGACCGTCCAGGGCGCGCTAGAAGCCGCGGTGAAGGCGATCTGCGGCGAGGACGTGCGCGTGCACGGCTCGGGCCGCACCGATGCCGGGGTTCATGCGCTGGCGCAGGTCGCGCATTGCGATATCCAAAAGCCGTTTCCGCCGGGCCGGCTGCGCGACGGCTTGAACGCGCATCTGCGGCCGCATCCAATCGGCGTGTTGTCGGCCGACATCGTGGCCGACGATTTCGAAGCGCGCTTCTCCGCCAAGCGGCGGCACTACCGCTACCGCATCATCAACCACCGCGCCAATCTCGCACTCGATATCAAACGGAGCTGGCGGGTGCCGCGCCATCTCGATACGGATGCGATGGATGCCGCCGCCAAGAGGCTGCTCGGCAAGCACGATTTCACGACGTTTCGCGACACCGAATGCCAGGCGAAATCGCCGCAGAAGACGCTCGATCAGCTCGACGTGATTAGGGAAGGCGATCAGGTTTCGATCCTCACCTCCGCGCGCTCGTTCCTGCACAGCCAGGTGCGCTCGATGGTGGGCTCACTGGT belongs to Bradyrhizobium icense and includes:
- the truA gene encoding tRNA pseudouridine(38-40) synthase TruA, whose protein sequence is MPRYKLIIEYDGTPFSGWQIQDNAPTVQGALEAAVKAICGEDVRVHGSGRTDAGVHALAQVAHCDIQKPFPPGRLRDGLNAHLRPHPIGVLSADIVADDFEARFSAKRRHYRYRIINHRANLALDIKRSWRVPRHLDTDAMDAAAKRLLGKHDFTTFRDTECQAKSPQKTLDQLDVIREGDQVSILTSARSFLHSQVRSMVGSLVWVGEGRWSADDLAAALAARNRAACGPVAPPEGLYLVRVEY
- the def gene encoding peptide deformylase, translating into MAIREIIILPDKQLRLVSKPVEKVTTEIRKLADDMFETMYDAPGIGLAAIQVAQPLRLITMDLAKKDENGETKPKPRVFINPEIISASEELSVYEEGCLSIPEYYEEVERPARVRIRFTDLDGKVHEEDADGLFATCIQHEIDHLNGVLFVDYLSKLKRDRVMKKFTKAAKRAAG
- the fmt gene encoding methionyl-tRNA formyltransferase, producing MPLRLIFMGTPDFAVPTLLELVAHGHEVVAVYTRAPKPAGRGMKLQPTPVEQDARRLGIPVLTPTTLRTPEALAEFRAHNADAAVVVAYGMILPQPILDAPRHGCFNLHASLLPRWRGAAPINRAIMEGDAETGVMVMKMDVGLDTGDVAMAERLAITDAMTAADLHDALAPLGADLMVRAMGGLERGGLQLQKQSEEGVTYAAKIDKAEARIDWKRPAREVLRHVHGLSPFPGAWCEIAGDGEPARIKILRCEPAKGAGAPGEVLDDGLTIACGDGAIRILELQREGKARMKAADFLRGTPLKAGAGFS